One stretch of Deinobacterium chartae DNA includes these proteins:
- the murA gene encoding UDP-N-acetylglucosamine 1-carboxyvinyltransferase encodes MLNATPLHIIGGVPLEGEYKVQPSKNAALPIIVASLLSAEPITLHGIPRLADIFTILEIVAGLGTRHAWVGPNSLTLHTPEFCSTEAPYSLVSKMRASFIVMGPLLARAGEAQVSMPGGCAFGHRPVDQHIKAFRAMGVEISEEGGNFYGRRSGTPSGSYVFEMLTVGATQNAILAATLGEGTVTLENCSIDTDVVDMITFLNSLGANIQGAGTNTITVHGVKSLRGGEYTVIPDRLDAGTMMIAATATRSRLILTNVNPGHLRAVSAKLTEIGAHILEMDGSTMLVDARGAELRPANVTALEFPGFPTDLQPQIGALLATVPGTSLVVDKVYPDRNTHVTELQRMGAHIEMPDRTMVFQGTALHGAPVRAADIRAGAALVVAALTAHGETVIDGMQYLNRGYENLAARLREVSAQVQHLEPAMAMAMD; translated from the coding sequence ATGCTTAACGCCACTCCCCTGCACATCATCGGCGGCGTCCCCCTCGAGGGCGAATACAAGGTTCAGCCTAGCAAGAACGCAGCTTTGCCTATTATCGTCGCTTCGCTGCTCAGCGCCGAGCCGATCACGCTGCATGGGATTCCGCGTCTGGCAGACATCTTCACCATCCTCGAGATCGTGGCCGGTCTGGGAACCCGGCACGCCTGGGTCGGCCCCAACAGCCTGACCCTGCACACGCCCGAGTTCTGCTCGACCGAAGCCCCCTATTCGCTGGTCAGCAAGATGCGCGCCTCGTTCATCGTGATGGGTCCGCTGCTGGCCCGTGCCGGTGAGGCTCAGGTCTCGATGCCCGGCGGCTGCGCCTTCGGCCACCGCCCGGTGGACCAGCACATCAAGGCCTTCCGCGCCATGGGCGTGGAGATCAGCGAGGAGGGCGGCAACTTCTACGGTCGCCGCAGCGGCACTCCCAGCGGCAGCTACGTGTTCGAGATGCTGACCGTGGGAGCCACCCAGAACGCCATTTTGGCCGCCACCCTGGGCGAGGGCACCGTGACCCTCGAGAACTGCTCGATCGACACCGACGTGGTCGACATGATCACTTTCCTCAACAGCCTGGGAGCCAACATCCAGGGGGCCGGAACCAACACCATCACCGTGCACGGGGTAAAATCGCTGCGCGGCGGCGAGTACACCGTGATCCCCGACCGCCTCGACGCGGGCACGATGATGATCGCGGCGACCGCGACCCGCAGCCGCCTGATCCTCACCAACGTCAACCCCGGTCACCTGCGCGCGGTGAGTGCGAAGCTGACCGAGATCGGCGCGCACATCCTCGAGATGGACGGCTCGACCATGCTGGTGGACGCGCGCGGCGCCGAACTGCGCCCGGCCAACGTCACCGCCCTGGAATTCCCCGGCTTCCCCACCGACTTGCAGCCGCAGATCGGCGCGCTGCTGGCCACGGTGCCCGGCACCAGCCTGGTGGTGGACAAGGTGTACCCGGACCGCAACACCCACGTCACCGAACTGCAACGCATGGGTGCGCACATCGAGATGCCCGACCGCACCATGGTGTTCCAGGGTACTGCCCTGCACGGCGCGCCGGTGCGCGCAGCCGACATCCGCGCCGGTGCTGCGCTGGTGGTCGCGGCCCTGACCGCCCACGGCGAGACGGTGATCGACGGGATGCAGTACCTCAACCGCGGTTACGAGAACCTGGCTGCCCGTCTGCGCGAGGTGAGCGCGCAGGTGCAGCACCTCGAGCCGGCCATGGCCATGGCCATGGATTAA
- a CDS encoding transcriptional regulator, translating to MPKKEKKRLQVVISEEQDALLTRTAYELSSPERLISKSEVVRLAIEKIARELKEGQSLEELITTLDEEEEEES from the coding sequence ATGCCTAAGAAAGAAAAAAAACGTCTACAGGTGGTCATTTCCGAGGAGCAGGACGCCCTGCTGACTCGCACTGCCTACGAGCTCTCCAGTCCCGAACGCTTAATTTCTAAGAGCGAAGTCGTGCGTTTGGCCATCGAGAAGATCGCACGCGAGCTAAAGGAGGGACAGAGCCTCGAGGAGCTGATCACCACCCTGGACGAGGAAGAAGAAGAAGAGTCCTGA
- a CDS encoding extracellular solute-binding protein: MKRTALLGATLVLLTGSALAQKNVTIKINGPGGDVDPVIVNDLINRFVKPAVAKDGINVVYEPFQDYNPQLTIALSSGNAGDLFYLQGEQAQGFIATGRILPLNGLVDTKPFVDNLVRAFTVSGKVYGIAKDFNTLTLTYNKDIFDEAKVPYPTNNETWDSLADKLRRVKKALGDGYYGACLSADFARMGAIAYANGWKQFDANGKTNLLDPKFVSAFKWYTDLVREKVAVQPSDISAGWPGECFKNGKTAIALEGGWLNSYLKDQAPNLQYGTALLPKSKATGKRGNFLYTVAWAVNARTKNKDAALKVLKALTSPQAQQYVLESGLAIPSRKALTNNTYFKRNDQAARAAKVVFDGASNGTVNLYGFGKYGPDWAQPINAALSAVMSGQSSAEAALKKAQADLNALKR; encoded by the coding sequence ATGAAACGAACCGCACTTCTCGGCGCTACGCTGGTCCTGCTGACCGGCAGCGCCCTGGCCCAGAAAAACGTCACCATCAAGATCAACGGTCCCGGCGGCGACGTGGACCCGGTGATCGTCAACGACCTGATCAACCGCTTCGTGAAGCCCGCCGTCGCCAAAGACGGCATCAACGTGGTCTACGAGCCGTTCCAGGACTACAACCCGCAGCTGACCATCGCGCTCTCCAGCGGCAACGCGGGCGATTTGTTCTACCTGCAGGGCGAGCAGGCCCAGGGCTTCATCGCCACCGGCCGCATCCTGCCGCTTAACGGTCTGGTCGACACCAAGCCCTTTGTGGACAACCTGGTGCGGGCCTTTACCGTGAGTGGCAAGGTCTACGGCATCGCCAAGGACTTCAACACCCTGACCCTGACCTACAACAAGGACATCTTCGACGAGGCCAAAGTCCCCTACCCCACCAACAATGAAACCTGGGACAGCCTGGCCGACAAGCTGCGCCGGGTCAAGAAAGCGCTGGGCGACGGCTACTACGGTGCCTGCCTCTCCGCCGACTTCGCCCGGATGGGGGCCATCGCCTACGCGAACGGCTGGAAACAGTTTGATGCAAACGGCAAGACCAACCTGCTCGACCCCAAGTTCGTCTCGGCCTTTAAGTGGTACACCGACTTGGTGCGCGAGAAAGTCGCCGTACAGCCCTCGGACATCTCGGCCGGCTGGCCCGGCGAGTGCTTCAAGAACGGCAAAACCGCCATTGCCCTCGAGGGCGGCTGGCTGAACTCCTACCTCAAGGACCAGGCCCCCAACCTGCAGTACGGCACGGCGCTGCTGCCCAAATCCAAGGCGACCGGCAAGCGCGGCAACTTCTTGTACACCGTGGCGTGGGCGGTGAACGCCCGCACCAAGAACAAGGACGCCGCCCTCAAGGTCCTCAAGGCCCTGACCTCGCCGCAGGCCCAGCAGTACGTCCTCGAGTCGGGCCTGGCCATTCCCAGCCGCAAGGCCCTCACCAACAACACGTACTTCAAACGCAATGACCAGGCCGCCAGGGCTGCCAAGGTGGTCTTCGACGGAGCCAGCAACGGCACGGTCAACCTGTACGGCTTTGGCAAATACGGCCCCGACTGGGCGCAGCCCATCAACGCGGCGCTGAGTGCGGTGATGTCCGGCCAGAGCAGCGCCGAAGCGGCCCTGAAAAAAGCCCAGGCCGACCTGAACGCCCTGAAGCGCTGA
- a CDS encoding sugar ABC transporter permease, translating to MRASPKRRSDLQQTATALMFLAPLLLSLGLFFVYAFLRALYYSFTDYDLFNTPQWVGLRSYLAILADDRFRIALTNTLLFSAVVTTAQTIGALLLAVVLNQKVRGLGFFRSAFYMPSITSSVVITLIFIWLFQRRGVVNYLATQIGAYGPVIAAFIALVVVFQAAQVLWERSRGRPARALDPALLWISVALGAVGVWLALAFGWIGIRSVEPVDISWFASRERLFGLIPIPLLFIMIQNTFTTIPTMMLFFLAGLQNVPSALYEAAELDGASKFQQLRYITVPMLRPVTFYVVTVSLIGTLQMFDQVRIIGSAAPLESIITLAYYVYNNVFPSGSLPRAGMASAAAVILALLTLVIVALQRRFLISDEAHS from the coding sequence GTGCGCGCGAGTCCCAAGCGACGCAGCGACCTTCAACAGACCGCCACGGCGCTGATGTTTCTGGCCCCACTGCTGCTCAGCCTCGGGCTGTTCTTCGTGTACGCCTTCTTGCGGGCCCTGTATTACAGCTTTACCGACTACGACCTGTTCAATACCCCGCAGTGGGTGGGGCTGCGGTCTTACCTGGCCATCCTCGCCGACGACCGCTTCCGCATCGCGCTCACCAACACCTTGCTGTTCTCGGCCGTCGTCACCACCGCCCAGACCATCGGGGCGCTGCTGCTGGCCGTGGTTTTAAACCAGAAAGTACGCGGGCTGGGCTTTTTCCGCTCCGCCTTCTACATGCCCTCGATCACCTCCTCGGTGGTGATCACCCTCATTTTCATCTGGCTGTTCCAGCGGCGCGGCGTGGTGAACTACCTCGCCACCCAGATCGGGGCTTACGGTCCGGTCATTGCGGCCTTCATCGCCCTGGTGGTGGTCTTTCAGGCGGCCCAGGTGCTGTGGGAGCGCTCCCGTGGCCGGCCTGCGCGCGCCCTGGACCCGGCCCTGCTGTGGATCTCGGTGGCCCTGGGCGCGGTGGGGGTATGGCTGGCTTTAGCCTTCGGCTGGATCGGCATCCGCAGCGTAGAGCCGGTGGACATCTCGTGGTTCGCTTCGCGCGAGCGGCTGTTCGGGCTGATCCCGATTCCGCTGCTCTTTATCATGATCCAGAACACCTTTACCACCATCCCGACCATGATGCTGTTCTTCCTGGCGGGGCTGCAAAACGTTCCGAGTGCCCTGTACGAGGCGGCTGAGCTGGACGGTGCCAGCAAATTTCAGCAGTTGCGGTACATCACCGTCCCGATGCTGCGTCCGGTGACCTTCTACGTGGTGACGGTCAGCCTGATCGGCACCCTACAGATGTTCGACCAGGTCCGGATCATCGGTTCGGCCGCGCCGCTCGAGTCGATCATCACCCTGGCCTACTACGTCTACAACAACGTGTTCCCCAGCGGATCGCTGCCACGGGCGGGCATGGCGAGTGCTGCCGCCGTCATCTTGGCGCTGCTCACCCTGGTCATCGTGGCGCTGCAACGCCGCTTCCTCATCTCCGACGAGGCGCACTCATGA
- a CDS encoding LacI family DNA-binding transcriptional regulator — protein sequence MKQTIQSIALRAGVSKGTVSRVINGHSTVKEETRRRVLAVMEEVGYTPDPTARELSLRSKYSLGLSMRETDRRLAPYFVLFREALARRLQELGIPLVPLEEDLRVRRLPSAVLILGAREGDPRLELLAERQTPAVLIGHHPRLPWVAPDDEHGAYLATAHLIRLGHRTVAHLGNVEDTQAFHDRHSGYRRALEEAGLRPDPSLLLHAEPTALGGYRSVRRALEGGKRFSALFAAGDEMAVGAIAALEDFGLRVPGDVSVAGFDGLPEIGVRLTTVEQDIPGIALAALELALACLEGTPPQGRYVPVRLRVGDTTAPLHSGETA from the coding sequence ATGAAGCAGACCATCCAAAGTATTGCCCTACGCGCAGGCGTTTCCAAAGGCACGGTCAGCCGCGTGATCAACGGCCACAGCACCGTCAAGGAAGAAACCCGCAGGCGCGTGCTGGCAGTGATGGAAGAGGTCGGCTACACCCCGGATCCCACTGCGCGTGAGCTCTCGCTGCGCAGCAAATACAGCCTGGGCCTGTCCATGCGCGAGACCGACCGCAGGCTGGCCCCCTACTTCGTGCTGTTCCGCGAGGCCCTCGCGCGCCGCCTGCAGGAACTCGGCATTCCCCTGGTTCCCCTCGAGGAGGACCTGCGCGTGCGCCGCCTGCCCAGCGCCGTGCTGATCCTGGGTGCCCGCGAGGGCGACCCGCGCCTCGAGCTGTTGGCCGAACGCCAGACTCCCGCCGTCCTGATCGGCCACCATCCCCGCCTGCCCTGGGTCGCCCCCGACGACGAACACGGTGCGTACCTCGCCACCGCGCACCTAATCCGGCTCGGACACCGCACGGTTGCCCACCTCGGCAACGTCGAGGACACCCAGGCCTTTCACGACCGCCACAGCGGCTACCGTCGCGCCCTCGAGGAGGCCGGGCTGCGCCCGGATCCCTCGCTGCTGCTTCACGCCGAACCCACCGCGCTGGGCGGCTACCGCTCGGTACGGCGCGCGCTCGAGGGCGGCAAGCGCTTCAGCGCGCTGTTCGCCGCTGGAGACGAAATGGCCGTGGGTGCCATCGCCGCCCTCGAGGACTTCGGCCTGCGGGTACCCGGGGACGTCTCGGTTGCAGGGTTCGACGGCCTGCCCGAGATCGGGGTGCGCCTCACCACCGTCGAGCAGGACATTCCCGGAATCGCCCTAGCCGCGCTGGAACTGGCTCTTGCCTGCCTCGAGGGAACGCCTCCCCAGGGCCGTTACGTTCCGGTGCGGCTGCGCGTGGGTGACACGACCGCGCCTCTTCATTCAGGAGAAACCGCATGA
- a CDS encoding serine/threonine-protein kinase has product MDPRPDSPSPLLADRYRTLERIGEGGSALVYRATDAHLGREVALKLLHDHVLPSDRRRFEREIRTLSRISHPGVISIYDLGTDEQGRLYFTMQLLEGGPFHCLGPLEDTPEQHERFLEAAHEVVAALDHIHAAGMIHRDLTPHNILLGADGRPRIMDFGLVYLSEGTRDLTRTGYTLGTPQYMAPEQAKGGRIGPATDLYSFGAVMYRAVTGRVPFEGDNDQAILYQHVYEPPLPPEQVNPAVPRPISEALLIFLAKRYEDRPASGAAAALHLRGALEAVRRSHVPGQYRGGLARAGYHPGGPTDPRRLEAAWELKLAGEVSWPAAVVGGRDYLAVGTRRSTLSLLEHSGHRYAELPAADEVTGPVTLERKHVVYGAWDGSVRKVDLRTGVERWRHRTRAEITSAPSRWGDSYLIASRDGHLHSVDEESGELRWAYKTVAPIAASPLVWGGSAIVADEEGWIHGLDASGGSPLWKVQLSAVHATPCVAPTGRESALLIVPTWEGELHALRMILERGRYRPDAADPLSWTYDLEAELWASPAVWGQRVFVGSWSGDLRCLDLVSGDDLWELHLGGRITASPVVSGGYVYVATEDGEVLAVNALSGTPVWRERFDVGVQATPLVMDGALYVAFMDGTVRAFRH; this is encoded by the coding sequence ATGGACCCGCGCCCGGACTCGCCCTCGCCGCTGCTGGCAGACCGTTACCGGACCCTGGAACGCATCGGAGAGGGCGGAAGCGCCCTGGTTTACCGCGCCACCGACGCGCATCTGGGACGCGAGGTCGCTCTCAAGCTGCTGCACGACCACGTGCTGCCCAGCGACCGCCGCCGCTTTGAGCGCGAGATCCGCACGCTCTCGCGCATCAGCCACCCGGGCGTGATCTCGATCTACGACCTGGGCACCGACGAGCAGGGCCGGCTGTACTTCACCATGCAACTGCTCGAGGGTGGCCCCTTTCACTGCCTGGGCCCCCTCGAGGACACGCCCGAGCAGCACGAACGCTTCCTCGAGGCGGCGCATGAGGTGGTCGCCGCCTTAGACCACATCCACGCGGCCGGAATGATCCACCGCGACCTGACCCCGCACAACATCTTGCTGGGTGCCGACGGCCGACCGCGCATCATGGACTTCGGGCTGGTGTACCTCTCCGAGGGCACGCGCGACCTGACCCGCACCGGCTACACCCTGGGCACGCCGCAGTACATGGCGCCCGAGCAGGCCAAGGGCGGCCGCATCGGACCCGCCACCGACCTGTACTCGTTCGGGGCGGTGATGTACCGCGCGGTGACCGGCCGGGTTCCCTTCGAGGGCGACAACGACCAGGCGATCTTGTACCAGCACGTGTACGAGCCGCCGCTTCCGCCCGAACAGGTCAACCCGGCCGTGCCGCGCCCGATCTCCGAGGCGCTGCTGATTTTTCTGGCCAAGCGCTACGAGGACCGCCCGGCCAGCGGCGCTGCCGCCGCGCTGCACCTGCGCGGGGCCCTCGAGGCAGTGCGGCGCAGCCACGTGCCCGGACAGTATCGCGGGGGGCTTGCCCGCGCCGGCTACCACCCGGGCGGCCCCACCGATCCACGCCGCCTCGAGGCCGCCTGGGAACTCAAGCTTGCCGGGGAGGTCTCCTGGCCCGCCGCAGTGGTGGGCGGTCGCGACTACCTGGCGGTGGGCACCCGCCGCTCGACGCTGAGCCTGCTCGAGCACTCGGGGCACCGCTACGCCGAGCTGCCCGCCGCCGACGAGGTGACCGGACCGGTCACGCTCGAGCGCAAGCACGTGGTGTACGGCGCCTGGGACGGTTCGGTGCGCAAGGTGGACCTGCGCACCGGAGTGGAGCGCTGGCGGCACCGTACCCGCGCCGAGATCACCTCAGCGCCCAGCCGCTGGGGAGATAGCTACCTGATCGCCTCGAGGGACGGGCACCTGCACAGCGTGGACGAGGAGAGCGGCGAGCTGCGCTGGGCCTACAAGACCGTGGCCCCGATCGCGGCCAGCCCGCTGGTGTGGGGCGGCAGCGCCATCGTCGCCGACGAGGAAGGCTGGATTCACGGGTTGGACGCCAGCGGAGGCAGTCCGCTGTGGAAGGTCCAGCTCAGCGCGGTGCACGCCACCCCCTGCGTGGCTCCCACCGGCCGCGAGAGTGCCCTGCTGATCGTGCCGACCTGGGAGGGCGAGCTGCACGCGCTGCGCATGATCCTCGAGCGCGGGCGCTACCGTCCGGACGCCGCCGATCCGCTGAGCTGGACCTACGACCTCGAGGCCGAGCTGTGGGCCAGCCCGGCGGTATGGGGTCAGCGCGTGTTCGTGGGCTCATGGTCAGGCGACTTGCGCTGTTTGGATCTGGTCAGCGGCGATGATCTGTGGGAGCTGCACCTGGGCGGGCGCATTACCGCCAGTCCGGTGGTCTCGGGCGGCTACGTGTACGTCGCGACCGAGGACGGCGAGGTGCTGGCCGTGAACGCCCTCAGCGGTACCCCGGTATGGCGCGAGCGCTTCGACGTGGGCGTGCAGGCCACCCCGCTGGTGATGGACGGGGCGCTGTACGTGGCTTTTATGGACGGCACGGTGCGCGCCTTCCGCCACTAG